In Musa acuminata AAA Group cultivar baxijiao chromosome BXJ3-9, Cavendish_Baxijiao_AAA, whole genome shotgun sequence, a single genomic region encodes these proteins:
- the LOC135649074 gene encoding S-type anion channel SLAH1-like, which yields MENKEQQLSISIPVISARTSGDVDLDPCSLSPKVSILTGFHAGYFRISLSLCGQALLWKTLSEPGTDARALRHVVRMLPSAAFVLLWSVALASLVLLCALYACRCLFKFRHVQAEFLHHVGVNYLFAPWISWLLLLQSAFFLRPGSSAAYDALWWVFSVPIVVLDLKIYGQWFTKGKRFLSAVANPTSQMTVIANLVGARAAAKMGREEVATCMFAVGIAHYLVLFVTLYQRFEGSNSLPAMLRPVFFLFIAASSTASLAWSSISGSFDTASKMLFYLSLFLLASLVSRPALFRRSMRRFSITWWAYSFPLSMVALAATEYAQEVTGAVPNALMLLLAVLSVLVIVVLMGFTAVKTGDLLPRGDDDPFVPSNQIAPAA from the exons ATGGAGAACAAGGAGCAACAGCTCTCCATCTCCATTCCTGTCATCTCCGCTAGGACTAGCGGAGATGTCGATCTAGATCCTTGTAGCCTTTCTCCCAAGGTGTCGATTCTCACTGGATTCCATGCCGGGTACTTCCGCATTAGCCTGTCGCTGTGCGGCCAGGCTCTGCTGTGGAAGACCCTGAGCGAGCCGGGCACCGACGCCCGTGCGCTTCGGCACGTCGTCAGGATGCTCCCCTCCGCCGCCTTCGTCCTCCTCTGGTCCGTAGCGCTCGCCTCGCTCGTCCTGCTCTGCGCCCTCTACGCCTGCCGTTGCCTCTTCAAGTTCCGGCACGTGCAGGCCGAGTTCTTGCACCACGTGGGCGTGAACTACCTCTTCGCGCCTTGGATCTCGTGGCTGCTCCTCCTGCAGTCCGCTTTCTTCCTCCGACCCGGCAGCAGCGCGGCCTACGACGCGCTTTGGTGGGTGTTCTCGGTGCCCATTGTGGTGCTGGACCTCAAGATATACGGCCAGTGGTTCACCAAAGGGAAGCGGTTCCTCTCGGCGGTGGCCAACCCCACGAGCCAGATGACGGTGATCGCGAACCTGGTCGGGGCGAGGGCGGCCGCGAAGATGGGCCGGGAGGAGGTGGCGACGTGCATGTTCGCGGTCGGGATAGCGCACTACCTCGTGCTATTCGTAACGCTGTACCAGAGGTTTGAAGGGAGCAACAGCCTGCCGGCGATGCTCCGCCCGGTCTTCTTCCTATTCATCGCCGCGTCTAGCACGGCCAGCTTGGCTTGGAGTTCCATATCCGGCTCGTTCGATACTGCATCGAAGATGCTGTTCTATCTCTCGCTCTTCCTCCTCGCCTCCCTG GTCTCGAGGCCGGCGTTGTTCAGGCGATCGATGAGGCGGTTCAGCATTACATGGTGGGCGTACTCCTTCCCGCTGAGCATGGTGGCGCTGGCGGCCACGGAATACGCCCAGGAGGTGACGGGAGCAGTGCCCAACGCGCTCATGCTGCTGCTCGCCGTGCTCTCAGTGCTGGTGATCGTCGTCTTGATGGGCTTCACGGCTGTCAAGACCGGCGATCTCTTGCCTCGTGGCGACGACGACCCCTTCGTGCCCTCAAACCAAATAGCACCCGCTGCCTGA
- the LOC135650080 gene encoding DNA damage-repair/toleration protein DRT102-like: MASDGNVIAAPTEENGTAAPPSGTPALKIYAGADFFGCNLKDALVAYLRSLPGVEVVDLGTDKYYSIAEQVGRLVSSSASGGSSPETRGLLSCGTGVGVSMFANKFPRVYAATCSSASDAVNARSISSCNVLAVSGMNTAPDDAVKIVDAWLHTPFKAPCPASGGVDWPDDIQAFLDNATAEMAAIPNPSSAASTCAICCLRKGIKFEPVGIMPGGEMKIVRESPTSAIVKFKAGSVEPAHHHTFGHDLVVMKGKKKVWNLTKKESYDLEDGDFLFTPAWDVHRVKYFTDTEFFIRWDGDWDIFLDEDLEAAKEAIDKELASGKN, encoded by the coding sequence atggcttcGGACGGTAACGTCATCGCGGCACCCACGGAGGAGAACGGCACTGCGGCGCCGCCGTCCGGCACCCCCGCCCTTAAGATCTACGCCGGCGCCGATTTCTTCGGTTGCAATCTCAAGGACGCCCTTGTCGCTTACCTCCGCTCCCTTCCTGGCGTCGAAGTCGTTGACCTAGGCACTGATAAGTACTACTCCATCGCCGAGCAGGTCGGCCGCCTCGTCAGCTCCTCCGCCTCTGGTGGATCCTCGCCGGAGACCCGCGGGCTCCTCTCCTGCGGCACCGGCGTCGGCGTCTCCATGTTCGCCAACAAGTTCCCCCGTGTGTACGCCGCCACTTGCTCCTCCGCCAGTGACGCCGTCAACGCCCGCTCCATCAGCTCTTGCAACGTGCTCGCCGTGTCCGGCATGAACACCGCCCCTGATGACGCCGTCAAGATCGTCGACGCCTGGCTGCATACTCCCTTCAAAGCCCCCTGCCCCGCATCTGGCGGCGTCGACTGGCCGGACGATATCCAGGCTTTCCTCGACAACGCCACCGCCGAGATGGCCGCCATCCCCAACCCCTCCTCTGCCGCCTCCACTTGCGCCATCTGCTGCTTGAGGAAAGGCATCAAATTTGAGCCCGTCGGGATCATGCCTGGCGGCGAGATGAAGATCGTGCGCGAGAGCCCGACATCGGCCATCGTCAAGTTCAAGGCCGGGAGCGTCGAGCCGGCGCACCACCACACCTTCGGACACGACCTCGTGGTGATGAAGGGGAAGAAGAAAGTGTGGAACTTGACGAAGAAGGAGAGCTATGACCTCGAGGATGGTGACTTCCTGTTCACACCGGCCTGGGATGTGCACCGGGTCAAATACTTTACCGATACTGAGTTTTTCATCAGATGGGATGGGGATTGGGACATCTTCCTCGATGAGGACCTGGAAGCAGCCAAGGAAGCCATTGATAAGGAGCTCGCCAGCGGAAAAAATTGA